One region of Armigeres subalbatus isolate Guangzhou_Male chromosome 3, GZ_Asu_2, whole genome shotgun sequence genomic DNA includes:
- the LOC134223475 gene encoding farnesol dehydrogenase-like codes for MDRWVGKVAVVTGTSSGIGAAIAKDLAKAGLVVVGFARRVERTEALKDELPTEAKERLHAVKCDVSKEEDILKSFKWVEEKFGGVDVLINNAGVLRQTDLLEADNTQKLQEVLDTNVLGLVLCSREAYQSMKKRSVDGHIIHINSVAGHIVPNFPQLNIYSASKHAVTAITETMRNELRSAGTKIKVTSVSPGAVKTEIVPEVLLTSGWPFLESEDISEAVLYVLGTPPRVQVHELTIRPIGEKL; via the exons atggatcGCTGGGTAGGAAAGGTAGCCGTTGTGACCGGGACGAGTTCGGGAATTGGTGCAGCCATAGCTAAGGATTTGGCAAAGGCGGGATTGGTGGTTGTGGGTTTTGCACGACGCGTTGAGCGTACTGAGGCGTTGAAGGATGAACTACCGACAGAGGCCAAGGAACGTCTGCATGCGGTCAAATGCGATGTGTCCAAAGAGGAGGACATCCTGAAAAGCTTCAAGTGGGTCGAGGAGAAATTCGGAGGTGTTGATGTGTTGATTAATAACGCCGGAGTCCTCCGACAGACGGATTTATTAGAAGCTGACAACACTCAGAAGCTACAGGAAGTTCTGGACACAAACGTGTTGGGACTGGTGCTGTGCAGTCGTGAGGCTTATCAATCAATGAAGAAGCGCTCCGTCGATGGTCACATTATACACATTAACAGCGTTGCCGGTCACATAGTTCCGAACTTCCCCCAACTGAATATTTATTCTGCGTCGAAACATGCGGTTACGGCTATCACGGAAACGATGAGAAATGAATTGAGGAGTGCTGGTACTAAGATCAAGGTTACG AGCGTTAGTCCTGGAGCTGTCAAAACTGAAATAGTGCCTGAAGTTCTTCTCACCAGCGGTTGGCCGTTTTTGGAATCTGAAGATATTTCTGAGGCGGTTCTGTATGTACTTGGAACGCCACCACGGGTACAAGTACATGAATTGACGATTAGACCAATTGGCGAAAAACTTTAA